A single window of Halobacillus naozhouensis DNA harbors:
- the phnC gene encoding phosphonate ABC transporter ATP-binding protein, producing MSLLQVEGMGKSYNSHTKVLKDINFEVEEGEFVSIIGPSGAGKSTLLRCINRMVDINEGRVLFDDSDVGLLRKKELRKLRTEIGMIFQHYNLVPRLTVIENVLHGRFGYKTTMQGVLGRFTESEKERAFFLLKKLGIGEHAYKRCDQLSGGQQQRVGIARALIQDPKLVLCDEPIASLDPNASKVIMNHLKSVASELKITCLVNLHQVDVAQEYSDRIIGLNKGEIVFDGPTHRLTNERIDNIYGTATRELITV from the coding sequence ATGTCATTGTTACAAGTTGAAGGAATGGGGAAATCGTATAATTCACACACAAAAGTCTTGAAAGATATTAATTTTGAAGTGGAAGAGGGAGAATTTGTTTCCATTATTGGTCCGTCAGGCGCGGGGAAATCCACTCTTTTGCGCTGTATTAATCGGATGGTTGACATTAATGAAGGCCGTGTCCTATTTGATGATTCCGATGTTGGTCTTTTAAGGAAAAAGGAACTTCGGAAATTACGTACGGAGATTGGGATGATCTTTCAGCATTATAACCTTGTCCCAAGGTTAACGGTTATTGAAAATGTGCTCCATGGGCGTTTCGGTTACAAAACAACGATGCAAGGAGTCCTTGGGCGATTTACAGAAAGCGAGAAGGAGCGGGCTTTTTTTCTACTCAAAAAGTTAGGGATCGGGGAACATGCCTATAAACGATGCGATCAGTTGAGCGGGGGACAGCAGCAGCGTGTCGGAATTGCCCGGGCCCTTATTCAGGATCCCAAACTTGTGTTGTGTGATGAGCCTATTGCTTCCCTCGATCCGAATGCATCAAAAGTGATTATGAACCATTTAAAATCGGTGGCATCTGAACTGAAGATCACCTGTCTGGTCAACTTGCACCAGGTTGACGTTGCTCAAGAGTATTCAGATCGAATTATTGGCCTAAACAAAGGCGAGATCGTATTTGATGGGCCAACCCACAGGCTTACGAATGAACGGATCGACAACATTTATGGAACAGCGACAAGAGAGTTAATCACGGTATAA
- a CDS encoding ABC transporter permease subunit has translation MEAISMSTYIKRKKDGRIQIKSGSKAERVIRWTIVLFFVLTVMAFTLFDYGQLKIMSAIVETVNNLKIMFLQPALSHFSWGEAFYQVGVTLGLAVLATVLGAVIAIFLALMAATNLSNEWISKTVRILVAFGRAVPTVLWVLIFAIAAGLGSEAAVLGMLFHSVAYLVKAFSEAFEEVDAGIIEALRATGSSWWHIVRHAVLPSTFTYLLSWTFLRFEINFSVAVAMGAAAGAGGIGFELFMASGFYFDLSEVGFITYAILMIAIVLELLSTRLKNRFFAASAVE, from the coding sequence ATGGAAGCCATATCCATGTCTACGTACATAAAAAGAAAAAAAGATGGGAGAATTCAGATCAAATCTGGCAGCAAAGCAGAACGGGTAATACGTTGGACCATCGTCCTATTCTTCGTTTTAACGGTTATGGCTTTTACGCTCTTTGATTACGGACAATTAAAAATAATGAGTGCAATTGTAGAAACGGTCAATAACTTAAAGATCATGTTTCTGCAACCTGCTTTGAGTCATTTTAGCTGGGGAGAAGCCTTTTATCAGGTCGGAGTTACCCTCGGCTTGGCTGTGTTAGCCACTGTACTCGGAGCCGTGATAGCCATCTTCTTAGCGTTAATGGCAGCAACCAATTTATCCAATGAATGGATATCAAAAACGGTCCGAATTCTAGTTGCCTTTGGACGGGCTGTTCCAACGGTATTGTGGGTGCTGATCTTTGCGATTGCAGCTGGCTTGGGAAGTGAAGCAGCTGTCCTTGGCATGCTGTTCCACTCTGTCGCTTATTTAGTCAAAGCTTTTTCAGAGGCTTTTGAAGAGGTTGATGCAGGTATTATTGAAGCTTTACGAGCAACGGGCTCCAGCTGGTGGCATATTGTGAGACATGCCGTGTTACCCTCCACGTTTACGTATTTATTGTCATGGACTTTTCTAAGGTTTGAAATCAATTTCTCGGTGGCTGTAGCGATGGGAGCAGCGGCTGGAGCGGGCGGAATTGGATTTGAACTGTTTATGGCATCCGGCTTCTACTTTGATCTTAGTGAAGTTGGATTTATTACGTACGCGATCTTGATGATTGCAATTGTGTTAGAACTGCTTTCGACGCGATTGAAAAATCGCTTTTTTGCAGCCTCTGCCGTGGAGTGA
- a CDS encoding gluconate 2-dehydrogenase subunit 3 family protein encodes MAERSTMSRRRFIKNTSYAAGGAIGGGFIGTLIGRNLLDDQQEAKKGSKTESLPDFNHALMHFTNQKEFQLLSAATERIFPEDDNGPGAIKLGVPFFIDHQLAGSYGHNDREYMRGPFYPGSDFQGYQTRLKRHEVFDVGIKAIQNESKKEFDADFVELEGKQQDQILQKFQDGDVKLKGVTATTFFELLRSATLEGAYSDPLYGGNGNMKGWMMKEFPGNYMSYLNEIGKEEFIKKEPRALRAHIQS; translated from the coding sequence ATGGCAGAACGTTCGACTATGTCTCGTAGGCGGTTTATTAAAAACACCAGCTATGCAGCTGGGGGCGCAATCGGCGGCGGGTTTATCGGTACTCTTATAGGAAGAAATCTTTTAGATGATCAACAAGAGGCGAAGAAAGGTTCAAAGACTGAGTCTCTTCCTGATTTCAATCATGCACTCATGCACTTTACGAACCAGAAAGAATTTCAATTGCTTAGCGCAGCAACGGAAAGGATCTTTCCAGAAGATGATAATGGCCCAGGAGCAATCAAACTGGGGGTTCCGTTTTTTATCGACCATCAATTGGCCGGGTCTTACGGCCACAATGATAGGGAGTATATGCGCGGTCCATTTTATCCTGGCTCTGATTTCCAAGGTTATCAGACACGGCTTAAGCGCCATGAAGTGTTCGATGTTGGAATTAAGGCAATTCAGAATGAAAGTAAGAAAGAATTCGATGCCGACTTTGTAGAGCTTGAAGGAAAACAGCAGGATCAAATTTTGCAAAAGTTTCAGGACGGCGATGTCAAATTAAAAGGGGTTACAGCGACTACCTTTTTTGAATTGTTGCGTTCAGCAACGCTTGAAGGTGCGTATTCAGATCCTCTTTACGGAGGAAACGGTAATATGAAGGGCTGGATGATGAAGGAATTTCCAGGTAACTATATGAGCTATCTTAATGAAATTGGCAAAGAAGAATTTATTAAAAAAGAGCCGCGAGCATTGAGAGCACATATCCAATCATAA
- a CDS encoding YfhE family protein, whose protein sequence is MARKAQYQPVAGNEPSDAQEVNYAKEFKQADIAGGYRRAKVKAAKSDNPNLR, encoded by the coding sequence ATGGCAAGAAAAGCACAGTATCAGCCCGTAGCAGGCAACGAGCCATCTGACGCTCAAGAAGTAAATTATGCGAAAGAATTTAAGCAAGCAGATATCGCTGGTGGATATCGTAGAGCTAAAGTGAAAGCAGCCAAAAGTGACAATCCGAACTTAAGATAA
- the abc-f gene encoding ribosomal protection-like ABC-F family protein — MVLVHLQDVRFDVRDRILFHIKDLSIHQGERIGLVGRNGSGKTSLLQVIAKEKEPAAGTVTQRGTAALLPQLKPRKGKKSGGEISQAVIHETLSQDAHVLLADEPTTHLDMENVEKLEQQLKRRQESMVVVSHDRAFLDALCNQIWELEDERIRVYSGNYTDYEQQKEAARKHHEKEYEKYIHKKKQLKEAVQQKDQKAQRAVKKPKNISSSEARGAKGAKPYFAKKQKKLNQGVKSIQTRLEQLDKVEKVKELPPIKMAVAHEESLKKRTIIRGEQITGAAGGRLLWKAFDFSVSGGDKVALIGPNGSGKTTFLRMILDGAEGIHISPSVSFGYFSQMLEVLNVDDSIVDNVSSTSSQHQTLIRTVLARLGFFRDDVFKPVHVLSGGERVKVAFAKLFVSNANVLILDEPTNYLDIEAVEELGSLLHDYSGTVMLVSHDRRLLEHVATKVFAIRNKRIHSFEGSYLDYTKTEPQKDHDPLEDQLLKIETKITDVLSRLSIEPSEKLEEEFQQLLHEKKEINQRLE, encoded by the coding sequence ATGGTATTAGTTCACTTACAGGATGTTCGTTTTGATGTGAGAGACCGGATTTTATTTCACATCAAGGATTTAAGTATCCATCAGGGTGAACGGATCGGTCTAGTTGGCCGTAATGGTTCGGGGAAGACATCACTGCTTCAGGTGATCGCTAAGGAGAAAGAACCGGCTGCTGGCACTGTTACCCAACGTGGCACGGCAGCACTGCTTCCTCAGCTGAAACCTCGGAAAGGAAAGAAAAGCGGCGGGGAAATATCTCAGGCTGTGATTCACGAGACCCTTTCACAAGATGCTCATGTGTTGTTGGCCGATGAACCCACCACACATTTGGATATGGAAAACGTGGAAAAGTTAGAACAGCAATTGAAGCGGCGTCAGGAATCTATGGTAGTCGTGTCCCATGACAGAGCTTTTCTAGACGCTCTTTGCAATCAAATCTGGGAATTAGAAGACGAGCGTATCCGCGTATATTCGGGCAATTACACGGATTATGAACAGCAAAAAGAAGCGGCCCGTAAACATCATGAAAAAGAATACGAGAAATACATTCATAAGAAAAAGCAGCTGAAAGAGGCCGTGCAGCAAAAAGACCAGAAAGCGCAGCGGGCGGTGAAGAAGCCTAAGAATATTTCCAGTTCGGAAGCTAGAGGTGCGAAAGGGGCTAAACCGTATTTTGCCAAAAAACAAAAGAAGCTAAACCAGGGAGTAAAATCCATCCAAACTCGGCTTGAACAGCTGGATAAGGTGGAAAAAGTTAAAGAGCTTCCACCGATTAAAATGGCAGTAGCCCATGAAGAATCTTTAAAAAAGAGGACCATTATCCGCGGTGAGCAGATAACCGGAGCTGCGGGAGGTCGGTTGTTATGGAAGGCATTCGATTTCTCTGTATCTGGGGGTGATAAAGTTGCTCTCATTGGACCAAATGGGAGCGGTAAGACGACCTTCCTGCGTATGATCCTCGATGGTGCGGAAGGAATTCATATTTCTCCCTCCGTCTCTTTTGGCTATTTCAGTCAAATGCTAGAGGTCCTCAACGTGGATGATTCGATAGTAGACAATGTAAGCAGTACTTCCTCTCAACATCAGACACTGATCAGAACAGTTCTTGCCCGGCTTGGGTTTTTTCGGGATGATGTGTTTAAACCGGTTCACGTCCTCAGTGGGGGTGAACGAGTGAAGGTGGCATTTGCTAAGTTATTTGTCAGCAATGCCAACGTACTGATTCTGGATGAGCCGACGAACTATTTGGATATTGAAGCGGTAGAAGAACTGGGGTCTCTGCTTCATGATTATTCAGGTACCGTAATGCTGGTATCTCATGACAGACGCTTGCTGGAACATGTAGCGACAAAAGTTTTCGCTATCCGTAACAAACGGATTCATTCCTTTGAAGGATCCTACCTGGACTATACAAAAACAGAACCGCAGAAAGACCATGATCCCCTGGAGGATCAACTGCTCAAAATTGAAACGAAGATCACGGATGTGTTAAGTCGATTAAGTATAGAGCCATCGGAGAAGTTAGAAGAAGAATTCCAGCAGTTGCTACATGAGAAAAAAGAGATCAACCAACGTCTAGAATGA
- a CDS encoding PadR family transcriptional regulator, whose product MSDAYKHIDKLMQELRRGTITIGALSQLHEPQYGYSLVTTLKEKGIQVEPGTLYPLLRRLEKQGLLESKWDTNETRPRKYYLLSEIGKEVLDLLLVEWQSIAKSMDYLIKERGGENGDH is encoded by the coding sequence ATGAGCGATGCATACAAACACATAGACAAATTAATGCAGGAATTAAGACGAGGAACCATTACCATTGGAGCCCTGAGCCAGCTCCATGAACCGCAATATGGATACTCACTTGTCACAACATTAAAAGAAAAAGGGATTCAAGTTGAACCTGGAACGTTATATCCACTGTTGAGAAGGCTTGAGAAGCAAGGTCTTTTAGAAAGTAAATGGGATACGAATGAAACACGGCCAAGAAAGTATTACCTGTTAAGTGAGATCGGAAAGGAAGTCTTGGATTTACTGCTTGTGGAATGGCAAAGCATTGCCAAAAGTATGGATTATTTAATAAAGGAAAGAGGAGGAGAAAATGGAGATCATTAA
- a CDS encoding NADH:flavin oxidoreductase, with the protein MSSNTSATAPLFQSFTSEKIKLSNRTVMAPMTRGFSPDGVPGEDVAGYYRRRAENEVGLIVTEGTGIDHPASVSGASIPLFHGEESLNGWSNVVKEVHEAGGKIVPQLWHVGMTRKKGDLPNEEANPVGPSGLSLDGDKITEPMTEAEVEKMVEAYAQAAADAKRLDFDGIEIHGAHGYLIDQFFWEKTNQRTDRYGGDIVGRTQFAVEVIKACRREVGPDFPIIFRFSQWKMNDYKAKLAETPDELERFLTPLVEAGVDIFHCSTRRFWEPEFEGSDLNLAGWTKKLSGKPVISVGSVGLDGEFTSFSGANTTSLDGLMEKLDDGEFDLVAIGRSLLMDPEWVRKVREGRETELLPFDKAALKQLY; encoded by the coding sequence TTGAGTTCTAATACTAGTGCAACTGCACCACTATTTCAATCATTTACGAGCGAAAAAATAAAATTATCTAACCGCACGGTGATGGCGCCGATGACTCGGGGTTTTTCACCAGATGGAGTACCAGGGGAAGATGTGGCAGGCTATTACCGGCGCCGTGCTGAAAATGAAGTAGGGTTAATTGTAACCGAGGGGACAGGGATTGATCATCCGGCATCTGTTTCAGGTGCAAGTATTCCTCTATTTCATGGAGAAGAATCACTGAATGGGTGGTCGAATGTAGTAAAAGAAGTTCATGAGGCTGGCGGGAAAATTGTACCACAACTCTGGCATGTGGGGATGACCCGTAAAAAGGGAGACCTTCCGAATGAGGAAGCTAATCCTGTTGGACCATCTGGTCTGAGTCTGGATGGTGATAAGATCACTGAACCTATGACCGAAGCAGAAGTTGAAAAGATGGTCGAAGCTTATGCTCAAGCGGCAGCAGATGCCAAACGCCTGGATTTTGACGGGATCGAAATCCATGGGGCTCATGGTTATTTAATCGACCAATTTTTCTGGGAAAAGACTAATCAGCGTACCGACAGATATGGAGGAGACATTGTCGGAAGAACGCAATTTGCTGTTGAGGTGATTAAAGCCTGCCGGCGAGAAGTCGGACCTGATTTCCCAATCATCTTTCGGTTTTCTCAATGGAAAATGAATGACTATAAAGCCAAACTTGCTGAAACACCGGATGAATTAGAACGGTTCCTCACGCCTCTTGTAGAAGCGGGAGTTGACATCTTCCACTGCTCTACCCGTCGTTTCTGGGAGCCGGAGTTTGAGGGGTCTGACTTGAATTTGGCAGGATGGACTAAGAAATTGTCAGGCAAGCCGGTCATTTCTGTAGGGTCAGTCGGACTCGATGGAGAATTCACAAGCTTCTCTGGTGCTAACACGACGAGCTTGGACGGTCTCATGGAAAAACTTGACGATGGGGAGTTTGATTTAGTAGCCATCGGACGCTCGCTATTAATGGATCCGGAGTGGGTGAGAAAAGTTCGTGAAGGAAGAGAAACTGAACTTTTACCTTTCGATAAAGCAGCTCTTAAACAGTTATACTAG
- a CDS encoding DUF3231 family protein, with translation MEEGKNIRLTSAEITQIWTAYMNDTALVCHFKYFISKVEDKEILSLLRQSLDIAQGNVKALTAIFNKENYPLPYGFNLEEDVDVTAPRLYSDTYMLNFLHEGAQVVLQAYSIMLTTSVRSDIYSYFKERVVLITDHLREIKELLLAKGLYIRSPYLPTPENHDFVKDQSFLTGYFGERRPLAGTEILNLYTNFQRNALGVATMIGFSQVAKSKEVRKFLVRGKEIAAKHCEVFGSKMKEDDIPIPMTWETEVTDSITYTFSDKIMMFYSTALIGLSVGYYGTAMAMSPRRDLGVMYTRLIAEILKYAEDGAKIMIKHGWMEEPPRALDRDELAKKKSN, from the coding sequence GTGGAAGAAGGAAAAAACATCAGGCTGACTTCTGCAGAAATTACACAGATTTGGACAGCATACATGAATGACACAGCCTTAGTATGCCATTTTAAATATTTCATTTCCAAAGTGGAGGATAAGGAAATTCTATCACTTCTCCGGCAATCTTTAGATATAGCACAAGGTAATGTAAAAGCACTAACCGCCATTTTTAATAAAGAAAATTATCCGCTTCCTTATGGGTTTAATTTGGAGGAGGATGTCGATGTAACGGCTCCGAGGTTGTATTCTGACACCTACATGCTGAATTTCCTTCATGAGGGAGCTCAAGTTGTCTTACAAGCCTATAGTATTATGTTAACTACATCTGTAAGATCAGATATTTACAGTTATTTTAAAGAACGTGTTGTACTTATAACTGACCACCTTAGGGAAATAAAGGAACTCTTATTAGCCAAGGGGCTCTATATCCGATCCCCATACCTTCCAACCCCTGAAAATCATGATTTTGTTAAGGACCAGAGTTTCCTGACTGGCTATTTTGGTGAGAGAAGACCATTGGCAGGTACAGAAATTCTAAACCTTTACACTAATTTTCAAAGGAATGCGTTAGGCGTAGCTACAATGATTGGATTTAGCCAGGTTGCCAAATCGAAAGAAGTTAGAAAATTTCTCGTCAGGGGTAAAGAAATTGCTGCCAAACATTGTGAGGTATTTGGCTCAAAAATGAAAGAAGATGATATCCCTATACCTATGACATGGGAGACAGAGGTTACAGACTCGATTACTTATACGTTTTCTGATAAGATCATGATGTTTTATTCGACTGCTTTAATTGGCTTGAGTGTGGGGTATTATGGTACTGCTATGGCAATGAGTCCGAGAAGGGATTTAGGTGTAATGTACACCCGGTTGATAGCTGAAATCCTTAAATATGCTGAAGACGGGGCCAAAATCATGATCAAACATGGTTGGATGGAAGAACCTCCGAGAGCTTTAGACCGTGATGAATTAGCCAAGAAAAAGAGCAATTAA
- the phnE gene encoding phosphonate ABC transporter, permease protein PhnE: MNEQIMRKRSWSATIFLIIIIVITYLSAYITNFNFFQGMATVPAAIGWIVSNLFITQESLEQLPAILTQLTETIFMSIAATTTAAVVSIFLGLMGSKTTKVNGFLSGLARLIASASRNIPVVAWALILLLSFGQNSVTGYLALFVGTVGFLTRAFIESIDEASQSSVEALTATGATYFQIVSKAVVPQSLPQMISWILFMIETNIRSATLVGILTGTGIGYIFDLYYKTMDYNTVALITCSIVIAVIIIELMSNSIRKVIL; the protein is encoded by the coding sequence GTGAATGAACAAATCATGCGTAAACGTAGCTGGAGTGCAACCATTTTTCTAATCATCATTATTGTCATCACTTATTTATCCGCCTATATAACGAATTTTAATTTCTTCCAGGGGATGGCGACGGTTCCTGCTGCAATAGGCTGGATCGTTTCGAACCTGTTTATTACACAGGAATCGCTGGAACAATTACCGGCGATCTTAACGCAATTAACCGAAACGATCTTTATGTCGATCGCGGCTACAACCACAGCGGCCGTTGTTTCGATCTTTCTAGGATTAATGGGCTCGAAAACAACGAAAGTGAATGGATTCTTAAGTGGGTTAGCTCGTTTGATTGCCTCCGCTTCACGAAATATTCCTGTAGTAGCCTGGGCCTTAATTCTGCTTCTTTCTTTTGGTCAAAATTCCGTAACAGGGTATTTGGCCTTATTCGTGGGGACGGTGGGATTTTTAACGAGGGCTTTTATTGAATCGATCGATGAAGCAAGTCAAAGTTCTGTGGAAGCCTTAACGGCAACCGGCGCCACCTATTTTCAAATTGTCAGTAAAGCCGTGGTCCCGCAAAGTCTGCCGCAAATGATCAGCTGGATTTTATTCATGATTGAGACGAACATCAGAAGCGCGACATTAGTCGGAATCTTGACGGGTACAGGGATCGGCTACATCTTTGACTTGTATTATAAGACGATGGACTACAATACCGTAGCCCTGATTACATGTAGCATCGTCATCGCCGTGATTATCATTGAGCTGATGTCAAACTCGATACGGAAGGTGATTCTTTAA
- a CDS encoding HAAS signaling domain-containing protein, with protein sequence MEIINRYVYSVSKRLPEAQRKDVADELRGLIEDMLEERVQDREVTEEDVEMVLLELGHPRILARKYRGEKRHVIGPELYDLYILVLKIALISTIAVNTAIFVIQVIVNPMNILDYFVSFIVSFFTVIIPMVFGWTTLGFALAEYFSEGRMEKLELEKGWKPSSLPAVPDEKRQIKRSEPITGIVIYVLLIIMLAFSNEYFGIWIFREGELSGVIPFLNENLYSSVMILAFILFGSGIVKEYLKLFYEKWTYKLVTFITIVNVVSIGLILFLITGFQIWNPNFMNELIQYGMITRGSEGYDVISQIWEQLTFWTVIFLVFGLLFDLIAGFVKVRKAK encoded by the coding sequence ATGGAGATCATTAATCGATATGTTTATTCGGTTAGTAAGCGGCTTCCAGAAGCACAAAGAAAAGATGTGGCAGATGAACTTCGCGGTTTAATAGAAGATATGCTGGAAGAGCGTGTTCAGGACAGGGAAGTAACTGAGGAAGACGTGGAAATGGTTTTGCTGGAACTTGGCCACCCGAGAATTTTAGCGAGAAAATACAGGGGTGAAAAAAGGCACGTCATCGGTCCGGAGCTGTATGACTTGTATATACTGGTTCTGAAGATCGCGTTGATTTCAACGATTGCCGTAAATACCGCCATTTTCGTAATCCAAGTCATCGTCAATCCGATGAACATCCTTGATTATTTTGTCAGCTTCATCGTATCCTTCTTTACTGTGATTATTCCAATGGTTTTCGGCTGGACCACTTTAGGCTTTGCCCTGGCAGAGTATTTTAGTGAAGGCAGGATGGAAAAGCTGGAATTAGAGAAAGGGTGGAAACCATCATCACTGCCTGCCGTTCCCGATGAGAAGCGGCAGATTAAACGAAGCGAACCGATAACAGGAATTGTTATTTATGTACTGCTCATTATCATGCTGGCCTTTTCAAATGAATATTTTGGCATCTGGATATTTCGAGAAGGCGAATTATCCGGCGTAATCCCATTTTTAAACGAAAACCTTTACAGTTCCGTTATGATATTGGCTTTCATCCTTTTCGGATCAGGGATTGTGAAGGAATATTTGAAGTTATTTTATGAAAAATGGACGTACAAACTTGTTACGTTTATTACGATTGTGAACGTCGTCTCCATCGGCCTAATCCTTTTCCTGATAACAGGATTTCAAATCTGGAACCCGAATTTCATGAACGAATTGATACAGTATGGAATGATTACTAGGGGAAGTGAAGGATATGATGTAATCAGTCAAATCTGGGAACAGCTTACGTTTTGGACCGTTATTTTCCTTGTATTTGGTTTATTATTTGACCTTATTGCTGGATTTGTAAAAGTTCGTAAGGCGAAGTAA
- a CDS encoding PhnD/SsuA/transferrin family substrate-binding protein: protein MKKKLTLLALLVVITVLTTACSMKSAGGNTKADDVIDIVWYPNESGSDMKSSRDEIANVIEEATGKKVEHHLTTDYAIAIETMVNNNADLAFMGAQGYIEAHKSNESIKPLVVPTGPSGTLEDAVYHSWLAVHVDEQDKFKVKGEFSLDTLEGKKMSFVSNSSTSGFKVPAAGILDHFSQQEKYADLTEMELMKGGSLFSKVLFGNSHQGSAVNLLKGNADVAAFCDTCVENYVEIVEGKENTVGSVYQVQNDAAEPFNQVTGKKFTLMSVTPVLNAPFVANVDVLGQEDFDKLQKVLTSDEVANNEEIFVPEDSGKSGLFFKTGKERFATIKDSWFDPIRKLSK from the coding sequence ATGAAAAAGAAATTAACTTTGCTGGCATTGCTTGTAGTGATCACTGTACTTACGACAGCATGTTCTATGAAAAGCGCTGGGGGCAATACAAAGGCCGATGATGTGATCGACATCGTCTGGTATCCTAACGAATCTGGTTCAGATATGAAATCTTCCCGTGATGAAATTGCCAATGTAATCGAAGAAGCGACAGGTAAGAAAGTAGAACATCATTTGACCACGGACTATGCGATAGCGATTGAAACGATGGTAAACAATAATGCAGATTTGGCTTTCATGGGAGCTCAAGGCTACATCGAAGCCCATAAAAGTAATGAGTCCATTAAACCGCTTGTTGTCCCTACTGGTCCATCAGGTACATTAGAGGATGCTGTCTATCATAGCTGGTTGGCTGTTCATGTCGATGAGCAAGACAAGTTCAAGGTGAAGGGAGAATTTTCGTTAGATACGCTGGAAGGAAAGAAAATGTCCTTCGTTTCCAACAGCTCTACATCAGGGTTCAAAGTACCTGCAGCTGGTATTCTTGATCATTTTTCCCAACAAGAAAAATATGCCGATCTAACGGAAATGGAATTGATGAAAGGCGGATCCTTATTTTCCAAAGTGCTATTTGGAAACTCCCACCAGGGTTCAGCAGTCAATCTATTAAAGGGAAATGCTGATGTTGCTGCTTTCTGTGATACATGTGTTGAGAATTATGTAGAAATCGTTGAAGGTAAGGAAAATACGGTCGGGTCTGTTTATCAAGTTCAAAACGATGCAGCGGAACCGTTTAACCAAGTAACAGGTAAGAAGTTCACTCTCATGAGTGTTACACCTGTCTTAAATGCCCCATTTGTAGCGAATGTAGATGTGCTAGGACAAGAGGATTTTGACAAATTGCAAAAAGTACTCACTTCAGATGAGGTGGCGAATAATGAGGAGATTTTCGTTCCTGAGGATTCTGGCAAGTCAGGGTTATTCTTCAAGACAGGGAAAGAAAGGTTTGCAACGATTAAAGATTCATGGTTTGACCCAATCCGCAAGCTTTCCAAGTAG